In Nyctibius grandis isolate bNycGra1 chromosome 8, bNycGra1.pri, whole genome shotgun sequence, a single window of DNA contains:
- the DVL3 gene encoding segment polarity protein dishevelled homolog DVL-3 isoform X7, producing MERTGGIGDSRPPSFHPNTGGSRENLDNETETDSVVSSQRERPRRKDGPEHAPRVNGTVKGERRRDLGGYESSSTLMSSELETTSFFDSDEDDSTSRFSSSTEQSSASRLMRRHKRRRRKQKAPRIERSSSFSSITDSTMSLNIITVTLNMEKYNFLGISIVGQSNERGDGGIYIGSIMKGGAVAADGRIEPGDMLLQVNDINFENMSNDDAVRVLREIVHKPGPITLTVAKCWDPSPRGCFSLPRSKWIADSPLTLVPSSFAPQRIWAGPDSPCSDPGEPIRPIDPAAWVSHTAAMTGTYPAYGMSPSMSTITSTSSSITSSIPETERLDDFHLSIHSDMATIVKAMASPESGLEVRDRMWLKITIPNAFIGSDVVDWLYHHVEGFTDRRESRKYASNLLKAGYIRHTVNKITFSEQCYYIFGDLCGNMANLSLHDHDGSSGASDQDTLAPLPHPGAAPWPMAFPYQYPPPHPYNPHPGFPDPGYSYGGGSAGSQHSEGSRSSGSNRSGSERRKEREKTGESKSGGSGSESDHTTRSSMRRERAASERSVPASQHSQRSQHSLAHSIRSHHSQQSYGPPGLPPLFSPPMLLMPPPPSAMGPPGAPPGRDLASVPPELTASRQSFRMAMGNPTAKNYGVFDFL from the exons ATGGAGCGCACGGGAGGAATTGGAGACTCCAGGCCCCCCTCTTTCCA CCCTAACACTGGGGGGAGCCGGGAAAACTTGGACAATGAGACAGAGACAGACTCGGTGGTGTCGTCGCAAAGGGAACGACCTCGTCGGAAAGATGGGCCTGAGCATG CACCCAGGGTGAATGGGACAGTGAAGGGAGAGCGGCGCCGAGACCTGGGCGGATACGAGAGCTCGTCCACGCTCATGAGCAGTGAGCTGGAGACCACCAGCTTCTTCGATTCAGATGAAGATGACTCCACCAGCAG GTTTAGCAGTTCAACAGAGCAAAGCAGTGCTTCCCGTCTAATGAGGAGGCACAAGCGACGCCGGCGGAAACAGAAGGCTCCACGCATTGAGCGG TCATCGTCCTTCAGCAGCATCACAGACTCCACCATGTCCCTGAACATCATCACGGTCACGCTGAACATGG AGAAATACAACTTCCTGGGCATTTCTATTGTGGGACAGAGCAATGAGCGTGGGGACGGAGGCATTTACATTGGCTCTATCATGAAGGGTGGCGCTGTGGCAGCTGATGGCAGGATTGAGCCAGGAGACATGCTCTTGCAG GTAAATGACATCAACTTTGAGAACATGAGCAATGATGATGCTgtgcgggtgctgagggagatTGTCCACAAGCCGGG GCCCATCACCCTGACGGTGGCCAAGTGCTGGGACCCCAGCCCCCGGGGCTGCTTCTCGTTACCCAGGAGTAAGTGGATAGCTGACTCACCCTTAACGCTGGTGCCCAGCTCAT tTGCTCCCCAGCGGATCTGGGCTGGGCCAGACTCTCCATGCTCCGATCCGG GTGAGCCCATCCGGCCCATCGACCCGGCAGCCTGGGTGTCTCACACAGCAGCGATGACTGGCACCTACCCAGCGTACGGTATGAGTCCATCCATGAGCACAatcacttccaccagctcctccaTCACCAGCTCCATCCCAGAGACTGAAC GCCTCGATGACTTTCACCTGTCCATCCACAGCGACATGGCCACCATTGTCAAAGCCATGGCCTCACCAGAGTCAGGCCTGGAGGTGCGTGACCGCATGTGGCTGAAGATCACCATCCCCAATGCCTTCATTG GTTCGGATGTGGTGGATTGGCTCTATCACCACGTGGAGGGCTTTACAGACCGTCGTGAATCCCGCAAATATGCCAGCAATCTGCTGAAGGCTGGCTACATCCGACACACCGTGAACAAGATCACGTTCTCGGAGCAATGCTATTACATCTTCGGGGACCTCTGTGGAA aCATGGCTAATCTGTCTCTTCACGATCACGATGGCTCCAGCGGTGCCTCCGATCAGGACACTTTGGCTCCGCTCCCCCACCCGGGAGCCGCACCCTGGCCTATGGCTTTCCCATATCAGTACCCACCGCCTCATCCATACAACCCCCACCCCGGCTTCCCTGACCCAGGCTACAGCTACGGAGGGGGCAGtgcaggcagccagcacagTGAAG GGAGCCGGAGCAGCGGTTCCAATCGCAGCGGCagtgagaggaggaaggagagagagaaaaccgGGGAGTCCAAGTCAGGTGGCAGCGGGAGCGAGTCGGACCACACCACGAGGAGCAGCATGCGGCGTGAGCGCGCGGCCAGCGAGCGCTCGGTGCCGgccagccagcacagccagcGTAGCCAGCACTCTCTGGCTCACAGCATCCGCAGCCACCACAGCCAGCAGTCGTACGGGCCGCCCGGCCTCCCCCCTCTCTTCAGCCCCCCCATGTTGCTGATGCCTCCACCACCTTCAGCCATGGGGCCCCCTGGGGCGCCGCCGGGCCGTGACCTGGCCTCTGTGCCCCCCGAACTGACAGCCAGTAGACAGTCCTTCCGAATGGCCATGGGCAACCCCA CAGCAAAGAATTACGGGGTGTTTGACTTTCTCTGA
- the DVL3 gene encoding segment polarity protein dishevelled homolog DVL-3 isoform X4 — protein MAAAETKIIYHLDEQETPYLVKLPIPAERVTLGDFKGLLNRPNYKFYFKSMDDDFGVVKEEISDDNAKLPCFNGRVVSWLVSAEGSHSDAGSVCADNQTELPPSMERTGGIGDSRPPSFHPNTGGSRENLDNETETDSVVSSQRERPRRKDGPEHAPRVNGTVKGERRRDLGGYESSSTLMSSELETTSFFDSDEDDSTSRFSSSTEQSSASRLMRRHKRRRRKQKAPRIERSSSFSSITDSTMSLNIITVTLNMEKYNFLGISIVGQSNERGDGGIYIGSIMKGGAVAADGRIEPGDMLLQVNDINFENMSNDDAVRVLREIVHKPGPITLTVAKCWDPSPRGCFSLPRSEPIRPIDPAAWVSHTAAMTGTYPAYGMSPSMSTITSTSSSITSSIPETERLDDFHLSIHSDMATIVKAMASPESGLEVRDRMWLKITIPNAFIGSDVVDWLYHHVEGFTDRRESRKYASNLLKAGYIRHTVNKITFSEQCYYIFGDLCGNMANLSLHDHDGSSGASDQDTLAPLPHPGAAPWPMAFPYQYPPPHPYNPHPGFPDPGYSYGGGSAGSQHSEGSRSSGSNRSGSERRKEREKTGESKSGGSGSESDHTTRSSMRRERAASERSVPASQHSQRSQHSLAHSIRSHHSQQSYGPPGLPPLFSPPMLLMPPPPSAMGPPGAPPGRDLASVPPELTASRQSFRMAMGNPTAKNYGVFDFL, from the exons ATGGCGGCGGCCGAGACGAAGATCATTTACCACCTGGACGAGCAGGAGACGCCGTACCTGGTGAAGCTGCCGATCCCGGCCGAGCGCGTCACCCTCGGCGACTTCAAGGGCCTCCTCAACCGCCCCAACTACAAGTTCTACTTCAAGTCCATGGACGACGACTTCGG GGTGGTGAAAGAAGAGATCTCGGATGACAATGCCAAGCTTCCGTGCTTCAACGGCCGGGTGGTGTCGTGG CTGGTGTCTGCGGAGGGTTCCCATTCAGATGCTGGCTCGGTCTGTGCCGACAACCAAACAGAGCTGCCACCCTCTATGGAGCGCACGGGAGGAATTGGAGACTCCAGGCCCCCCTCTTTCCA CCCTAACACTGGGGGGAGCCGGGAAAACTTGGACAATGAGACAGAGACAGACTCGGTGGTGTCGTCGCAAAGGGAACGACCTCGTCGGAAAGATGGGCCTGAGCATG CACCCAGGGTGAATGGGACAGTGAAGGGAGAGCGGCGCCGAGACCTGGGCGGATACGAGAGCTCGTCCACGCTCATGAGCAGTGAGCTGGAGACCACCAGCTTCTTCGATTCAGATGAAGATGACTCCACCAGCAG GTTTAGCAGTTCAACAGAGCAAAGCAGTGCTTCCCGTCTAATGAGGAGGCACAAGCGACGCCGGCGGAAACAGAAGGCTCCACGCATTGAGCGG TCATCGTCCTTCAGCAGCATCACAGACTCCACCATGTCCCTGAACATCATCACGGTCACGCTGAACATGG AGAAATACAACTTCCTGGGCATTTCTATTGTGGGACAGAGCAATGAGCGTGGGGACGGAGGCATTTACATTGGCTCTATCATGAAGGGTGGCGCTGTGGCAGCTGATGGCAGGATTGAGCCAGGAGACATGCTCTTGCAG GTAAATGACATCAACTTTGAGAACATGAGCAATGATGATGCTgtgcgggtgctgagggagatTGTCCACAAGCCGGG GCCCATCACCCTGACGGTGGCCAAGTGCTGGGACCCCAGCCCCCGGGGCTGCTTCTCGTTACCCAGGA GTGAGCCCATCCGGCCCATCGACCCGGCAGCCTGGGTGTCTCACACAGCAGCGATGACTGGCACCTACCCAGCGTACGGTATGAGTCCATCCATGAGCACAatcacttccaccagctcctccaTCACCAGCTCCATCCCAGAGACTGAAC GCCTCGATGACTTTCACCTGTCCATCCACAGCGACATGGCCACCATTGTCAAAGCCATGGCCTCACCAGAGTCAGGCCTGGAGGTGCGTGACCGCATGTGGCTGAAGATCACCATCCCCAATGCCTTCATTG GTTCGGATGTGGTGGATTGGCTCTATCACCACGTGGAGGGCTTTACAGACCGTCGTGAATCCCGCAAATATGCCAGCAATCTGCTGAAGGCTGGCTACATCCGACACACCGTGAACAAGATCACGTTCTCGGAGCAATGCTATTACATCTTCGGGGACCTCTGTGGAA aCATGGCTAATCTGTCTCTTCACGATCACGATGGCTCCAGCGGTGCCTCCGATCAGGACACTTTGGCTCCGCTCCCCCACCCGGGAGCCGCACCCTGGCCTATGGCTTTCCCATATCAGTACCCACCGCCTCATCCATACAACCCCCACCCCGGCTTCCCTGACCCAGGCTACAGCTACGGAGGGGGCAGtgcaggcagccagcacagTGAAG GGAGCCGGAGCAGCGGTTCCAATCGCAGCGGCagtgagaggaggaaggagagagagaaaaccgGGGAGTCCAAGTCAGGTGGCAGCGGGAGCGAGTCGGACCACACCACGAGGAGCAGCATGCGGCGTGAGCGCGCGGCCAGCGAGCGCTCGGTGCCGgccagccagcacagccagcGTAGCCAGCACTCTCTGGCTCACAGCATCCGCAGCCACCACAGCCAGCAGTCGTACGGGCCGCCCGGCCTCCCCCCTCTCTTCAGCCCCCCCATGTTGCTGATGCCTCCACCACCTTCAGCCATGGGGCCCCCTGGGGCGCCGCCGGGCCGTGACCTGGCCTCTGTGCCCCCCGAACTGACAGCCAGTAGACAGTCCTTCCGAATGGCCATGGGCAACCCCA CAGCAAAGAATTACGGGGTGTTTGACTTTCTCTGA
- the DVL3 gene encoding segment polarity protein dishevelled homolog DVL-3 isoform X5, with the protein MAAAETKIIYHLDEQETPYLVKLPIPAERVTLGDFKGLLNRPNYKFYFKSMDDDFGVVKEEISDDNAKLPCFNGRVVSWLVSAEGSHSDAGSVCADNQTELPPSMERTGGIGDSRPPSFHPNTGGSRENLDNETETDSVVSSQRERPRRKDGPEHAPRVNGTVKGERRRDLGGYESSSTLMSSELETTSFFDSDEDDSTSRFSSSTEQSSASRLMRRHKRRRRKQKAPRIERSSSFSSITDSTMSLNIITVTLNMEKYNFLGISIVGQSNERGDGGIYIGSIMKGGAVAADGRIEPGDMLLQVNDINFENMSNDDAVRVLREIVHKPGPITLTVAKCWDPSPRGCFSLPRSEPIRPIDPAAWVSHTAAMTGTYPAYGMSPSMSTITSTSSSITSSIPETERLDDFHLSIHSDMATIVKAMASPESGLEVRDRMWLKITIPNAFIGSDVVDWLYHHVEGFTDRRESRKYASNLLKAGYIRHTVNKITFSEQCYYIFGDLCGNMANLSLHDHDGSSGASDQDTLAPLPHPGAAPWPMAFPYQYPPPHPYNPHPGFPDPGYSYGGGSAGSQHSEGSRSSGSNRSGSERRKEREKTGESKSGGSGSESDHTTRSSMRRERAASERSVPASQHSQRSQHSLAHSIRSHHSQQSYGPPGLPPLFSPPMLLMPPPPSAMGPPGAPPGRDLASVPPELTASRQSFRMAMGNPTKNYGVFDFL; encoded by the exons ATGGCGGCGGCCGAGACGAAGATCATTTACCACCTGGACGAGCAGGAGACGCCGTACCTGGTGAAGCTGCCGATCCCGGCCGAGCGCGTCACCCTCGGCGACTTCAAGGGCCTCCTCAACCGCCCCAACTACAAGTTCTACTTCAAGTCCATGGACGACGACTTCGG GGTGGTGAAAGAAGAGATCTCGGATGACAATGCCAAGCTTCCGTGCTTCAACGGCCGGGTGGTGTCGTGG CTGGTGTCTGCGGAGGGTTCCCATTCAGATGCTGGCTCGGTCTGTGCCGACAACCAAACAGAGCTGCCACCCTCTATGGAGCGCACGGGAGGAATTGGAGACTCCAGGCCCCCCTCTTTCCA CCCTAACACTGGGGGGAGCCGGGAAAACTTGGACAATGAGACAGAGACAGACTCGGTGGTGTCGTCGCAAAGGGAACGACCTCGTCGGAAAGATGGGCCTGAGCATG CACCCAGGGTGAATGGGACAGTGAAGGGAGAGCGGCGCCGAGACCTGGGCGGATACGAGAGCTCGTCCACGCTCATGAGCAGTGAGCTGGAGACCACCAGCTTCTTCGATTCAGATGAAGATGACTCCACCAGCAG GTTTAGCAGTTCAACAGAGCAAAGCAGTGCTTCCCGTCTAATGAGGAGGCACAAGCGACGCCGGCGGAAACAGAAGGCTCCACGCATTGAGCGG TCATCGTCCTTCAGCAGCATCACAGACTCCACCATGTCCCTGAACATCATCACGGTCACGCTGAACATGG AGAAATACAACTTCCTGGGCATTTCTATTGTGGGACAGAGCAATGAGCGTGGGGACGGAGGCATTTACATTGGCTCTATCATGAAGGGTGGCGCTGTGGCAGCTGATGGCAGGATTGAGCCAGGAGACATGCTCTTGCAG GTAAATGACATCAACTTTGAGAACATGAGCAATGATGATGCTgtgcgggtgctgagggagatTGTCCACAAGCCGGG GCCCATCACCCTGACGGTGGCCAAGTGCTGGGACCCCAGCCCCCGGGGCTGCTTCTCGTTACCCAGGA GTGAGCCCATCCGGCCCATCGACCCGGCAGCCTGGGTGTCTCACACAGCAGCGATGACTGGCACCTACCCAGCGTACGGTATGAGTCCATCCATGAGCACAatcacttccaccagctcctccaTCACCAGCTCCATCCCAGAGACTGAAC GCCTCGATGACTTTCACCTGTCCATCCACAGCGACATGGCCACCATTGTCAAAGCCATGGCCTCACCAGAGTCAGGCCTGGAGGTGCGTGACCGCATGTGGCTGAAGATCACCATCCCCAATGCCTTCATTG GTTCGGATGTGGTGGATTGGCTCTATCACCACGTGGAGGGCTTTACAGACCGTCGTGAATCCCGCAAATATGCCAGCAATCTGCTGAAGGCTGGCTACATCCGACACACCGTGAACAAGATCACGTTCTCGGAGCAATGCTATTACATCTTCGGGGACCTCTGTGGAA aCATGGCTAATCTGTCTCTTCACGATCACGATGGCTCCAGCGGTGCCTCCGATCAGGACACTTTGGCTCCGCTCCCCCACCCGGGAGCCGCACCCTGGCCTATGGCTTTCCCATATCAGTACCCACCGCCTCATCCATACAACCCCCACCCCGGCTTCCCTGACCCAGGCTACAGCTACGGAGGGGGCAGtgcaggcagccagcacagTGAAG GGAGCCGGAGCAGCGGTTCCAATCGCAGCGGCagtgagaggaggaaggagagagagaaaaccgGGGAGTCCAAGTCAGGTGGCAGCGGGAGCGAGTCGGACCACACCACGAGGAGCAGCATGCGGCGTGAGCGCGCGGCCAGCGAGCGCTCGGTGCCGgccagccagcacagccagcGTAGCCAGCACTCTCTGGCTCACAGCATCCGCAGCCACCACAGCCAGCAGTCGTACGGGCCGCCCGGCCTCCCCCCTCTCTTCAGCCCCCCCATGTTGCTGATGCCTCCACCACCTTCAGCCATGGGGCCCCCTGGGGCGCCGCCGGGCCGTGACCTGGCCTCTGTGCCCCCCGAACTGACAGCCAGTAGACAGTCCTTCCGAATGGCCATGGGCAACCCCA CAAAGAATTACGGGGTGTTTGACTTTCTCTGA
- the DVL3 gene encoding segment polarity protein dishevelled homolog DVL-3 isoform X3 gives MAAAETKIIYHLDEQETPYLVKLPIPAERVTLGDFKGLLNRPNYKFYFKSMDDDFGVVKEEISDDNAKLPCFNGRVVSWLVSAEGSHSDAGSVCADNQTELPPSMERTGGIGDSRPPSFHPNTGGSRENLDNETETDSVVSSQRERPRRKDGPEHAPRVNGTVKGERRRDLGGYESSSTLMSSELETTSFFDSDEDDSTSRFSSSTEQSSASRLMRRHKRRRRKQKAPRIERSSSFSSITDSTMSLNIITVTLNMEKYNFLGISIVGQSNERGDGGIYIGSIMKGGAVAADGRIEPGDMLLQVNDINFENMSNDDAVRVLREIVHKPGPITLTVAKCWDPSPRGCFSLPRIAPQRIWAGPDSPCSDPGEPIRPIDPAAWVSHTAAMTGTYPAYGMSPSMSTITSTSSSITSSIPETERLDDFHLSIHSDMATIVKAMASPESGLEVRDRMWLKITIPNAFIGSDVVDWLYHHVEGFTDRRESRKYASNLLKAGYIRHTVNKITFSEQCYYIFGDLCGNMANLSLHDHDGSSGASDQDTLAPLPHPGAAPWPMAFPYQYPPPHPYNPHPGFPDPGYSYGGGSAGSQHSEGSRSSGSNRSGSERRKEREKTGESKSGGSGSESDHTTRSSMRRERAASERSVPASQHSQRSQHSLAHSIRSHHSQQSYGPPGLPPLFSPPMLLMPPPPSAMGPPGAPPGRDLASVPPELTASRQSFRMAMGNPTAKNYGVFDFL, from the exons ATGGCGGCGGCCGAGACGAAGATCATTTACCACCTGGACGAGCAGGAGACGCCGTACCTGGTGAAGCTGCCGATCCCGGCCGAGCGCGTCACCCTCGGCGACTTCAAGGGCCTCCTCAACCGCCCCAACTACAAGTTCTACTTCAAGTCCATGGACGACGACTTCGG GGTGGTGAAAGAAGAGATCTCGGATGACAATGCCAAGCTTCCGTGCTTCAACGGCCGGGTGGTGTCGTGG CTGGTGTCTGCGGAGGGTTCCCATTCAGATGCTGGCTCGGTCTGTGCCGACAACCAAACAGAGCTGCCACCCTCTATGGAGCGCACGGGAGGAATTGGAGACTCCAGGCCCCCCTCTTTCCA CCCTAACACTGGGGGGAGCCGGGAAAACTTGGACAATGAGACAGAGACAGACTCGGTGGTGTCGTCGCAAAGGGAACGACCTCGTCGGAAAGATGGGCCTGAGCATG CACCCAGGGTGAATGGGACAGTGAAGGGAGAGCGGCGCCGAGACCTGGGCGGATACGAGAGCTCGTCCACGCTCATGAGCAGTGAGCTGGAGACCACCAGCTTCTTCGATTCAGATGAAGATGACTCCACCAGCAG GTTTAGCAGTTCAACAGAGCAAAGCAGTGCTTCCCGTCTAATGAGGAGGCACAAGCGACGCCGGCGGAAACAGAAGGCTCCACGCATTGAGCGG TCATCGTCCTTCAGCAGCATCACAGACTCCACCATGTCCCTGAACATCATCACGGTCACGCTGAACATGG AGAAATACAACTTCCTGGGCATTTCTATTGTGGGACAGAGCAATGAGCGTGGGGACGGAGGCATTTACATTGGCTCTATCATGAAGGGTGGCGCTGTGGCAGCTGATGGCAGGATTGAGCCAGGAGACATGCTCTTGCAG GTAAATGACATCAACTTTGAGAACATGAGCAATGATGATGCTgtgcgggtgctgagggagatTGTCCACAAGCCGGG GCCCATCACCCTGACGGTGGCCAAGTGCTGGGACCCCAGCCCCCGGGGCTGCTTCTCGTTACCCAGGA tTGCTCCCCAGCGGATCTGGGCTGGGCCAGACTCTCCATGCTCCGATCCGG GTGAGCCCATCCGGCCCATCGACCCGGCAGCCTGGGTGTCTCACACAGCAGCGATGACTGGCACCTACCCAGCGTACGGTATGAGTCCATCCATGAGCACAatcacttccaccagctcctccaTCACCAGCTCCATCCCAGAGACTGAAC GCCTCGATGACTTTCACCTGTCCATCCACAGCGACATGGCCACCATTGTCAAAGCCATGGCCTCACCAGAGTCAGGCCTGGAGGTGCGTGACCGCATGTGGCTGAAGATCACCATCCCCAATGCCTTCATTG GTTCGGATGTGGTGGATTGGCTCTATCACCACGTGGAGGGCTTTACAGACCGTCGTGAATCCCGCAAATATGCCAGCAATCTGCTGAAGGCTGGCTACATCCGACACACCGTGAACAAGATCACGTTCTCGGAGCAATGCTATTACATCTTCGGGGACCTCTGTGGAA aCATGGCTAATCTGTCTCTTCACGATCACGATGGCTCCAGCGGTGCCTCCGATCAGGACACTTTGGCTCCGCTCCCCCACCCGGGAGCCGCACCCTGGCCTATGGCTTTCCCATATCAGTACCCACCGCCTCATCCATACAACCCCCACCCCGGCTTCCCTGACCCAGGCTACAGCTACGGAGGGGGCAGtgcaggcagccagcacagTGAAG GGAGCCGGAGCAGCGGTTCCAATCGCAGCGGCagtgagaggaggaaggagagagagaaaaccgGGGAGTCCAAGTCAGGTGGCAGCGGGAGCGAGTCGGACCACACCACGAGGAGCAGCATGCGGCGTGAGCGCGCGGCCAGCGAGCGCTCGGTGCCGgccagccagcacagccagcGTAGCCAGCACTCTCTGGCTCACAGCATCCGCAGCCACCACAGCCAGCAGTCGTACGGGCCGCCCGGCCTCCCCCCTCTCTTCAGCCCCCCCATGTTGCTGATGCCTCCACCACCTTCAGCCATGGGGCCCCCTGGGGCGCCGCCGGGCCGTGACCTGGCCTCTGTGCCCCCCGAACTGACAGCCAGTAGACAGTCCTTCCGAATGGCCATGGGCAACCCCA CAGCAAAGAATTACGGGGTGTTTGACTTTCTCTGA
- the DVL3 gene encoding segment polarity protein dishevelled homolog DVL-3 isoform X2 translates to MAAAETKIIYHLDEQETPYLVKLPIPAERVTLGDFKGLLNRPNYKFYFKSMDDDFGVVKEEISDDNAKLPCFNGRVVSWLVSAEGSHSDAGSVCADNQTELPPSMERTGGIGDSRPPSFHPNTGGSRENLDNETETDSVVSSQRERPRRKDGPEHAPRVNGTVKGERRRDLGGYESSSTLMSSELETTSFFDSDEDDSTSRFSSSTEQSSASRLMRRHKRRRRKQKAPRIERSSSFSSITDSTMSLNIITVTLNMEKYNFLGISIVGQSNERGDGGIYIGSIMKGGAVAADGRIEPGDMLLQVNDINFENMSNDDAVRVLREIVHKPGPITLTVAKCWDPSPRGCFSLPRSKWIADSPLTLVPSSFAPQRIWAGPDSPCSDPGEPIRPIDPAAWVSHTAAMTGTYPAYGMSPSMSTITSTSSSITSSIPETERLDDFHLSIHSDMATIVKAMASPESGLEVRDRMWLKITIPNAFIGSDVVDWLYHHVEGFTDRRESRKYASNLLKAGYIRHTVNKITFSEQCYYIFGDLCGNMANLSLHDHDGSSGASDQDTLAPLPHPGAAPWPMAFPYQYPPPHPYNPHPGFPDPGYSYGGGSAGSQHSEGSRSSGSNRSGSERRKEREKTGESKSGGSGSESDHTTRSSMRRERAASERSVPASQHSQRSQHSLAHSIRSHHSQQSYGPPGLPPLFSPPMLLMPPPPSAMGPPGAPPGRDLASVPPELTASRQSFRMAMGNPTKNYGVFDFL, encoded by the exons ATGGCGGCGGCCGAGACGAAGATCATTTACCACCTGGACGAGCAGGAGACGCCGTACCTGGTGAAGCTGCCGATCCCGGCCGAGCGCGTCACCCTCGGCGACTTCAAGGGCCTCCTCAACCGCCCCAACTACAAGTTCTACTTCAAGTCCATGGACGACGACTTCGG GGTGGTGAAAGAAGAGATCTCGGATGACAATGCCAAGCTTCCGTGCTTCAACGGCCGGGTGGTGTCGTGG CTGGTGTCTGCGGAGGGTTCCCATTCAGATGCTGGCTCGGTCTGTGCCGACAACCAAACAGAGCTGCCACCCTCTATGGAGCGCACGGGAGGAATTGGAGACTCCAGGCCCCCCTCTTTCCA CCCTAACACTGGGGGGAGCCGGGAAAACTTGGACAATGAGACAGAGACAGACTCGGTGGTGTCGTCGCAAAGGGAACGACCTCGTCGGAAAGATGGGCCTGAGCATG CACCCAGGGTGAATGGGACAGTGAAGGGAGAGCGGCGCCGAGACCTGGGCGGATACGAGAGCTCGTCCACGCTCATGAGCAGTGAGCTGGAGACCACCAGCTTCTTCGATTCAGATGAAGATGACTCCACCAGCAG GTTTAGCAGTTCAACAGAGCAAAGCAGTGCTTCCCGTCTAATGAGGAGGCACAAGCGACGCCGGCGGAAACAGAAGGCTCCACGCATTGAGCGG TCATCGTCCTTCAGCAGCATCACAGACTCCACCATGTCCCTGAACATCATCACGGTCACGCTGAACATGG AGAAATACAACTTCCTGGGCATTTCTATTGTGGGACAGAGCAATGAGCGTGGGGACGGAGGCATTTACATTGGCTCTATCATGAAGGGTGGCGCTGTGGCAGCTGATGGCAGGATTGAGCCAGGAGACATGCTCTTGCAG GTAAATGACATCAACTTTGAGAACATGAGCAATGATGATGCTgtgcgggtgctgagggagatTGTCCACAAGCCGGG GCCCATCACCCTGACGGTGGCCAAGTGCTGGGACCCCAGCCCCCGGGGCTGCTTCTCGTTACCCAGGAGTAAGTGGATAGCTGACTCACCCTTAACGCTGGTGCCCAGCTCAT tTGCTCCCCAGCGGATCTGGGCTGGGCCAGACTCTCCATGCTCCGATCCGG GTGAGCCCATCCGGCCCATCGACCCGGCAGCCTGGGTGTCTCACACAGCAGCGATGACTGGCACCTACCCAGCGTACGGTATGAGTCCATCCATGAGCACAatcacttccaccagctcctccaTCACCAGCTCCATCCCAGAGACTGAAC GCCTCGATGACTTTCACCTGTCCATCCACAGCGACATGGCCACCATTGTCAAAGCCATGGCCTCACCAGAGTCAGGCCTGGAGGTGCGTGACCGCATGTGGCTGAAGATCACCATCCCCAATGCCTTCATTG GTTCGGATGTGGTGGATTGGCTCTATCACCACGTGGAGGGCTTTACAGACCGTCGTGAATCCCGCAAATATGCCAGCAATCTGCTGAAGGCTGGCTACATCCGACACACCGTGAACAAGATCACGTTCTCGGAGCAATGCTATTACATCTTCGGGGACCTCTGTGGAA aCATGGCTAATCTGTCTCTTCACGATCACGATGGCTCCAGCGGTGCCTCCGATCAGGACACTTTGGCTCCGCTCCCCCACCCGGGAGCCGCACCCTGGCCTATGGCTTTCCCATATCAGTACCCACCGCCTCATCCATACAACCCCCACCCCGGCTTCCCTGACCCAGGCTACAGCTACGGAGGGGGCAGtgcaggcagccagcacagTGAAG GGAGCCGGAGCAGCGGTTCCAATCGCAGCGGCagtgagaggaggaaggagagagagaaaaccgGGGAGTCCAAGTCAGGTGGCAGCGGGAGCGAGTCGGACCACACCACGAGGAGCAGCATGCGGCGTGAGCGCGCGGCCAGCGAGCGCTCGGTGCCGgccagccagcacagccagcGTAGCCAGCACTCTCTGGCTCACAGCATCCGCAGCCACCACAGCCAGCAGTCGTACGGGCCGCCCGGCCTCCCCCCTCTCTTCAGCCCCCCCATGTTGCTGATGCCTCCACCACCTTCAGCCATGGGGCCCCCTGGGGCGCCGCCGGGCCGTGACCTGGCCTCTGTGCCCCCCGAACTGACAGCCAGTAGACAGTCCTTCCGAATGGCCATGGGCAACCCCA CAAAGAATTACGGGGTGTTTGACTTTCTCTGA